Proteins encoded by one window of Tunturibacter psychrotolerans:
- the cas1 gene encoding CRISPR-associated endonuclease Cas1 gives MAATQTLAQASTLRKSSDSVLQPASPNSSQKRSRKGVIVLYGYGTSVRVERGHLVIEDGVGSDRYKGRFPRVGHGLERLVVIGADGVVSLAALRWLADQNASFVMLERNGTVLATTGPVRPSDVRLRRAQALAHHSGAAFRISRELIDRKLAGQERVASESLKNHAASAMIKQIRSELAEVETIDEIRSVELRAAKIYWKAWRTVSIKFPEKELTRVPEHWQKFGSRASELSGSPRLAVNPVNSILNYLYALLEAECRLAVAALGLDPEMGVLHMDTINRDSLACDLMEAIRPDVDAYVLSRILKQPLNRNWFFEERNGNCRLMAELASQLAETTSMWARLVAPLAEWTVKEISLTTKTRRATPATRLTQNNKREMRGGSPFVASKSSVTLQNVCSDCGSPIINGNEKCRVCSVEESKERLTRVATEGRVVSHSSKAQAKRSETQIARQANIRKWSISDQPCWLTAEFYAEKIQPQIAFLSSSLIKRELGVSRGYSAEIRHGRVPHPRHWWTLAKLLALSEQEHMSQISYGERNESLLLRTGLLQHRLPEETVLKGKQSKRDYLHRFETFHRLQGADERQQQNRRDAERLGKIEP, from the coding sequence ATGGCAGCTACTCAGACCCTAGCGCAAGCGTCAACCTTGCGCAAATCCAGTGACTCTGTTCTCCAACCAGCCAGCCCCAACTCCTCCCAAAAGCGGTCTCGCAAAGGTGTCATAGTCCTCTATGGGTACGGCACTAGCGTTCGTGTCGAACGCGGTCACCTAGTCATCGAAGATGGAGTTGGCTCTGATCGTTACAAGGGTCGCTTCCCCCGGGTCGGACACGGGCTTGAGCGGCTGGTCGTGATTGGTGCAGATGGAGTAGTGTCACTCGCAGCGCTGCGTTGGCTCGCCGATCAAAACGCATCGTTCGTCATGCTGGAGCGGAATGGTACCGTTCTCGCGACAACTGGCCCGGTACGACCGTCGGATGTTCGATTACGTCGGGCGCAAGCGTTAGCCCATCATTCGGGGGCGGCGTTTCGAATCAGCCGAGAACTGATTGATCGAAAACTTGCAGGTCAAGAGCGTGTCGCAAGTGAGTCCCTAAAAAATCATGCAGCCTCAGCCATGATCAAACAGATTCGATCTGAGTTGGCCGAAGTTGAAACCATTGATGAGATTCGGTCTGTGGAATTGCGCGCAGCCAAGATCTACTGGAAAGCGTGGCGGACGGTCTCAATCAAATTCCCCGAGAAGGAGTTGACTCGCGTACCGGAACATTGGCAGAAGTTTGGTTCGCGCGCGTCGGAACTTTCAGGGTCCCCGCGACTTGCCGTAAATCCGGTCAACTCGATTTTGAACTATCTCTATGCACTGCTAGAGGCGGAATGTCGTCTTGCTGTTGCAGCCCTGGGACTCGATCCCGAGATGGGAGTCTTGCATATGGACACGATCAATAGAGATAGCCTTGCGTGTGATCTGATGGAGGCTATCCGGCCGGATGTGGATGCCTATGTTCTCAGTCGAATTTTGAAACAGCCTCTCAATAGAAACTGGTTCTTCGAAGAGCGCAACGGAAATTGTCGTCTGATGGCTGAGTTGGCGAGTCAACTCGCGGAAACGACTTCTATGTGGGCTCGCTTAGTCGCGCCACTCGCCGAGTGGACTGTGAAGGAGATTTCCTTAACGACGAAAACCCGCAGAGCGACTCCAGCAACTCGGCTGACGCAGAATAACAAGCGCGAGATGCGAGGCGGCAGTCCGTTTGTGGCGTCGAAGAGCTCGGTGACCTTGCAGAACGTCTGTAGTGACTGCGGTAGTCCAATTATCAATGGAAACGAAAAGTGTAGGGTTTGCTCAGTTGAAGAGTCGAAGGAGCGGCTTACAAGAGTCGCAACAGAGGGTCGCGTCGTTTCTCATTCCTCAAAAGCTCAAGCTAAGCGATCAGAAACGCAGATTGCCAGACAAGCCAATATACGGAAGTGGTCGATTTCAGACCAACCATGCTGGCTGACTGCTGAGTTCTATGCGGAGAAGATTCAGCCGCAAATCGCCTTCTTATCTAGCAGTCTCATAAAGCGCGAACTTGGAGTCTCGCGAGGGTATTCAGCTGAAATTCGACATGGGAGAGTGCCGCATCCACGGCACTGGTGGACTTTGGCTAAGCTTCTAGCGCTGTCGGAACAGGAACATATGTCGCAAATTTCGTATGGCGAGCGGAACGAAAGCTTACTTCTTCGGACGGGCTTGTTGCAACACCGCTTGCCAGAAGAAACCGTTTTGAAAGGCAAGCAAAGCAAACGAGACTACCTGCATCGATTCGAGACTTTTCACAGACTGCAGGGAGCCGATGAGCGGCAACAACAGAATCGGCGAGATGCAGAGCGGCTTGGCAAAATCGAGCCATGA